TTTAGTTTTGACCATAGCCTTACTGACCATTCTCTTGCCTAGTCctattgtacctcagccatctgaccacccgtgtatgaccctagcctgattATCCACCTAGCTTttgtctcagcctattgtaccgcagccatctgatatctcgtgtatgaccctagcctgattatcgacctagcctttgtctcagcctattgtaccgcagccatctgatctcaCATGTATGACCCTAGCTTACGTTTTGACTACGATTATCTGAGCCTCAGTGTATACGCCTTGTATCAAGCATGATAATTGGTGCCTTCTTAATAACACTAAGTGGGGgtgtaaatgtatttatatatttatatacaaagGCTGCCCTCCTTTTTCTTCCTTCCAACTCCCTTCTAATTGAAATTTTACTTCTGTActaacagatttttatttttttattattggtaTACTGCATTTTTATAAGGTTTTGCCATTCGGAATTCCAATAAGAAGTAATCATAGTCACTATGGTACGCATGGTTTTTGCAATATATTGTATTGTACTGGATGtttaccctttaaagagactctgaagccagtttCAAactggctttttaccttatatttatatgaggcatgtttgcccctgttacaacgccgctatcctgcggcagaacgaggAGTCTTAACCCCCCAaactccccctgcaaaatccacgactttcttggtcgtggattttgctgctcatggaggcaaagctttcggctgtagctctgcctccatgcgcgtttaTCAGCCGGggctctccgcctctcccccgcccctctcagtgaaggaagaatgagaggggcgggtggaggcggagatacgcgctgataggggCGGGTGGAGACAGAGCTGCtgctgaaaactctgcctctacaggaagtgctccccgagtgtgcccaggggatttggggggtaaagacccctcgttctgccgcgggatagcggcattttaacaggggcaaacatgcctcagataaatataaggtacaaagacgtttttaaactggcttcagagtctctttaactccatTTATGAAATGTAGGCAACCTTTCCTATAACTAAGATTGTAGCTGATAATTGGAAGTACTCTTAAAgaaaaactccagtgaaaataatgtagtaaaaaatagtgcttcatttttaagataattatgtataaatgatttagtcagtgtttgcccactgaaaaatcttccctctccctgatttacattctgacatttatcacatggtgaaatttttactgctgacaggtgatgtcagtggaaggagatgctgcttgctttttttggcagttagaaacagttgttatttcctacaatgcaatgagCTTTACAGATAGGAAACTGGCAggaccatgacatcacactgtgggaggggtttcaccacaatatcagccatacagagccccctggtgatctgtttgagaaaaggaatagatttcttgtggaaaagggggtatatcagctactgattgggatgaggggTTTGATGCACTTGCACTATAGTGcagtaaagttgccatgcacaaagagtgcacagcaattttactatttTTAATGCTGGGGAAGCACATCACATTCATTcttcagcactgcaggcattttctagtTAATTCACACTTTGCTATGCCTGGTGAAaagcatgttaccatagcaacacatgcATTACCACGTTAACGCCCGTGGCACTAAAGAGTGCAACTTCGCTGCTTTGTAATGCATCAGTTGCTCCCAGCGCATTAATAAAGGTAAAATTGCCGTGCGCTTCCAGCGCATGGCAACTTTATCACACTAAAGTGCAACAGACCCAATATGTTTAAAAtgaatctgaagcaaaaaaaaaaaaaaaagatacctaaaaaaaatggaaagcacTAAGCTTTCCTGCTCCTCTCCTCATCCTCTCATTCCTCCGCAGGCTCCTCCATTCAGATTTCCTGCCGCTGGAGGCTTCGgaaatcttcgggagcccgagtgctcctgaagagggTGCATCTTCATgggtgtactgcacatgcacaagtgtGCGAAAGAGCGTTCTCGCTCGTGCGCAGTATGCAgtggcccatctttgggagcctaagtgctcccgaagacttcaaaAGCCCACCTACAGCGGAAGAAAGCAGTCTCTAACCGATTAgtcagagactgctaatggggggagccagtgcaggaacaACAGGACGAAAAGAGgaatggaaaggctctataggacccagagccctcccccttccttaagtatgttgtttttgttttgttttgtttttgtttgtttttttgcttcagattccATTTAAGATGACTGTATAATAAAATAttgttttaactaaaaaaaaaaatatatacacataaacCCTCCagtcctagtgcctaaaactaccccccccctcccccggtgcctaacactaaccaccctaaCACCTATCACTATTCTCCCCCTTCTCTTCCTTTACACTACCCTCCAGCGAAGCCACCACCAGGCAATGGCATCTATGAGACACCTGCCGCAACAGCGTCTAAACTAACTGTTCctatccagtttcctcccacatcccaaaaacattaaTAGTAGGTTAATTGTCTTTCCCAAAATTGGCCTTTCGCCTTGTACACACAAAAAGAAAATTCTAATGGGTATTGGATTCATTGATTGTTTGTTTagtctctctcttctttttgAAACAAATAACCATTCGCATTATCTTTCATGTACAAAAATGCCCCTACAAAGTTCAGCATTGTTTATTGATATTGGATCATTTCTATGTATATACCTCTTGAGCAGTTTAAGAGCTTCTGTACATAATCAGATATCTTTTAAGAGCGGAGATACACCATGTTAAGTAATGTGTAAACAGTCAAATGCTTTCTTATTCGTgtgtataaatataaaaaaatggtatTATATTACTATACCAAAAACTGAAAGTAAGTTAAGGAGCAGGAGAACATGAAAAGCAAACACACTGGATCCATTAGTAATATAATATGGAAATATGCGTCTAATATAAACAAACCGAGATGATATTAATAACTCAGACTATCTAGCAATTACAGAAGCCTTATCACACTGAAACGCAGTCATGAATAGAGCAGTTATCACAGGGCTGGTGATATGTTGCACTTTTTTTGGTAAGTTCGTATTTTGAGTTGAATCTAAATATTTCCATTTCAAAACATTATTAAACTCAGTGATGAacaaaaatgctgatattctttttgcatttattttcacgaaaataattaaaaatttgacttttgagtGTAATATGTTCACAGTTTTCCGATTTCCGTTACCAATTCCTCATTAGCACTATGGTAAGCCTATTTCTGATCAGAAAGGTGTACATTTCAATTCCTTACtgataacatctggaaatattgaGGACAAGGCTGGTGATGACTATTTACAAAGAATGCCAGTGACTAGTCAGTATTTTAATACAGAAGTAAAAACAATGCAAGTGTATAGCATTAATTGACcattcatttattttaaataattttaacaaTTCTTTGTATGTACAATAAAACTTTCTGCCATGGTTACAATTTCAGATGTTAAAATATCTATGTAAAACAATCTTTAAAAGCTATATTATTGTTATCCTGATCACaaatattgcaattttttttagttGCTACATCAAGTTGGACAAGAAGTACAGATATATTAATTCTTACAAAATGTGTCCACTGATCATTCTTAGTTTCAGTATTAGTTAGCAGTTTTAAAACAGCAGTACGTCTTCCAGAATCTTATGCACTCTTAACTTTATCAAATGAGAAATGCATAAAGTGGTTTAGGATGAGTTGGGGATATTTTATTTCTTAGGTGTACACTTTTGTGGTGGTAGGCACTTCAATTTACATTACACCCCAGTCACAATAACCGGCAATTAGTGAAGATCTGTGTGTATAGAGGCACAAAGAAGATGTGAACTGTGCTTGAGAAACAAAGAAGCCAGTAGAGTATACTGCACTGggcaaagaggggggggggggggggggcagcaccagggTTATCGCCACTCAATCAGATATCTCACCCTGTTACCGCCACACACCTCATCAAGCAAGTCGGTCCTACATTTAGCAGCATGTTTGattgatacatgtgaccaatttcagccaGAAGTTGGTAGCATCGTCAACCGGGCATGCTTTTagaggcaccgattttcatctgattcaataaataTTTAATCAGATAGTCGATTGTCCGCCATGTCGCCTGATGCGTGGTCACCTTAAGTTCACAATAACAATTTTGAAAATGCCTTGAAAACCACATATAgctgttttaatgtgtttgcaaCCTGCTGTGAGCTAGGGGGTTTGTGGTTATAAGATAGCTATATCAGGTatttagcagagaaacaggtaaaagGGTGCTGCTCTAGGATGGGCTCCACCATAGGCGCCCATGTTAATAACCTGGATTAGTGGCTATACCTGGTAATATAGGTACCGGAGCTGCCTGCTATACAAGACTGTGGGTATAAATATCAAGCACCTTATTCCCACTATTTGTAGACACAGTTTGTGTAATAAGCAGCTTGAGTGCCTGCAATTGTATCAGGTGTCTCCAGCATCCAAATACCAGGTACCTATGGAGGTGCCCAATCTACTGTTGTGTATAATTAGCAGAAATCGGCATGGAATAGGCAGGGATTGCGGGGTAAGAGGAGGTATGATTAGATTTAGGCATCAATTGGGGCaaatcagttagtgttaggcatttggCAGCAGTGCATCTCTTAGGGGTAGGCCTTGGTTGGAGAgtcaattagggttaggcatcagttggagGGATTGGCTAGTGGGCTCAGTTAGGCTTAGGCACTAGTTGAGGTGGTGGGTCAGGGCTAGGCATTGATAGAgagagggttcaagtgagaactGGGTCATGTTAGATGatattgccaatattttactatcagggcCGATATTCTTCTAGCGGCTATCTCCCGCACCCTTTTTACAGTGGTGGCTTTTGTACAGGTAAGCATTTAGCCGCATTAATTATAACTATATACTGCATAGTTCCCTGTAAAATAGCTCATTGACCTTTATATTTATTTCCAGCTGCAGGTGACTATCACAACCTGGATGCTAAAAATAGCATAGTAATGGGGATCCTGGAAGTAGTTAGGATTAACAGTGTAGTGTTTACAACTCACACTGAACAGAGATACCGCTGCGCCACCAAATGGAATACATCAAAAGGTTATATATGTATCATATTAATATGTTTCCTTTAGTAACAAACTAACAATGATATAATAGCCTCAGTGTATAACAATGTTAGCTTATATTCCCTTTACAATCTAAATTGTTTCATAAGCTAAATATACACCATTTATTTTGAGGCAAACTGCTGAAAAAACAACAAGCCAGTTATTTATGCATTTTGATTCCATTGTTATTTACACAGATTAGGCcttttatgtacattttatggtttttaaaggataccggagACAAAGCACAtatgagaaacggggggagcagacatgtatggtgagctgagaGTGTCCCGGAAGCGGTTGCATGCTGTAGGACGTGCATAGCCAGACCAGAGCAGATGCGGGGATGCCCAACTCTGGGGACCAGGAAGAGGGTGCCGGTGGGCATTTAGAAAAAGTGGAGGGGGCAAAAAAGAgaacgggggagcggtgggcatcaggatgGCTCACCATACATGCATTCTCCCCCATTTCTCATATGTGCTCCGGTAATCGATTTTGGTACTCTTTAACACTTTCTTCTtatttagacaagacacagaacatttatatcgtgcttttctcctggcggactcaaattgccagagctgcagccacaaggacacgctttataggcagtggcagtgttatttATTGAACAATAGGTGCATTCAGTGAATTAAATTCAAAGAATGAAGTTCAggaaccaaaaaaataaaaaagaacagaGAAACCAGGAGTGCCAGTAGTGTAGTACTCCTGAGAATTGGATGATTGTTAAAAGAAACGCTACTTACAAAACTGAATTGCTGGAAAATTGTGGAGAATTCCATCTCCACGCGGATATATAGGAATCTTCTTTTTTGTATGGTGGGTCACACCCTGGAACACAAACAAAAAGCCCACTGATCTAATATCACAGGAGAGGACCATAATTAGGGGGAACTAACGAGGAGAGAGGAGGCACCCCAATAAATtgtaatcagctgagaagcagtatgaaataaacaattctaCTTCAGTGGAGGAAATAGAGCAAGAATAGTACATTTATTGGACAAAAAAAGACAATGCATATTGTGAGCTTTACCTGCTTCTTCTTGTCAAAAAAATATAGTGTCTGAAACTTGAGCTCAGTCTCAGTGAGCAGCAAAGGCTAGGCGCCTAAAGTCTGAGGGGCTTGAGTTGCATACACTATTTTTTTACCTGAAGAATATCTTGATGTCAATATTTCATTAAAAAATTCAACCATCGAGCATGTTTATGTCATTGTGTGTTCaggatattattattttttgtaaactAATATAAAAGCAATCTTCTTTTCAGAAACAAAAAAAGTGAGAAAAAACAGAACATATAAAACAGTGAATATAAACATTTCCTCAGAAAATGTATGCTGTATTTTTTTCTAGGGTGCAAAGTATCTGGAGTCACGCAAGAGAAGAATGATCCAAAGGCATGTACAAGTAACACGCTTGCCAAATTATACATCCCTTCATCTTCTGTGGTGCTGCAGACTTGGACCATCATGAGTGGGCGCTGCACATGTTTTAGTTATTCTGATGGAAAGATAGTTTACAATCCAAGTAAACCATGTGATAATCTTCTGCTGTGCCGCATGCTGCACAATATGGCACTTATGCATCAATTACATTTCAACATGCTTAACAGCTTACATTCAAACCTCCAAGCGGAATCCCAGGTTCAAGATGTTAAGACATCAGGTTTGGCTCTGAAAGGTCAGAGAGCCAAATCGGGCATCACATGTAAGTTAACATTTCAAAATGTTATTTAATATAATTTTTACAACAATCATGAATATTTAGCACAAAATAACATGCAGTACAACATTTTACATGTTTAATTCTACAAAACATACGTACATAACCTAATGTGGTTTGTATTATTTAGATTCACCAAAAGCTACTTCTAATATCAACCTAGCCTGTCTTTCAAAACTGCTACAGGTATGTACGCTCTTTTTATGTTACCTGTGGAAATGGATATtgattgagatgcaaataaatccAGGTTCATATAAATGTTCTAGTCTTTTTTTGCAAATGCCTTAATGGAAGAAGTTTGGCTGTGCCTCAGAAACTCAACAAGTCTCATTGTCCCCCTCCATTTACATAAATCATGAGGTATAGGCATGAAAGAACAACTCCATGTAGATGGCTGCCTTATTGTCAGTTTGCCTGCCAAGAGATACAAGGAGGCGAGTAACATGGGAAGGGTTTATGCTGCTGAGATGAAAGAGCATATTTTTGTCTTTGGTGCCTACTGCTTCTAAAGGAGGCTATAtttgatatactgtatttcaCTACCAAAGGAGATTATTGGTAAAGGTTAGTTTACACTTAGCCAAATATGGCCTAACCAATATGTACAAAATCTAAATGAGCTAAAATAAACCCACTATCTGTATCTCACTGCAAAAGAGTATTTTTTGCTTCCAAGATCAGAATGGAGATTAGTGTCTGGACAGTTTCTGTTTATTAGCAGAATGTATGTTCGTGTTTGTATGTCTGACATGAAACAAGTGTCTTTGCTGATCCCGATGACAGGTTAGTCtccagtggggtgtagctatctcaccTATTCACAGATTATACTGTAATCTAAACACTACATAAATCCTTCAAGTTGTCCAGACTGGGATCAAATATCAACATACATACTCATATACTGCAGTATATataaacagtatatatatatatatatatatatatatatatatatacacatacatacatacatacatacacatatacacacacatatacatatactgtatatatatatacagtatatacatatatatatatatatatatatatatatatatacacacagatatatacatatatatatatatatatatatatatacagtatatacatatatatatatatatatatatatatacagtatatacatatatatatatatatatatacagtatatacatatatatatatatatatacagtatatatacatatatatatatatatatatatacatatatatatatatatatatatatatatatatatatatatatatatatatatatatatatatatatatatatatatatatatatatatacatatatatatatatatatacatatatatatatatatatacacatatacatatatatatatatatatatatatatatatacatatatatatatatatatatatatatatatatatatatatatacatatatatatatatatatatatatatatatatatatacatatatatatatatatatacacatatatatacatatatacatatatatatacacatatatatacatatatacatatatatatatatatatatatatatatatacatatatatatatatatatatatatatatatacatatatatatatatatatatatatatatatatatatatacatctatatatatagatatacatctatatatatatatatacatatatatatatatatatatatatatatacatctatatatatatatatatacatctatatatatatatatatatatacatatatatatatatatatatatatacatatatatatatatatatatatatatatatatatatatatacatctatatatatatatatatatatatatatatatatatacatctatatatatatatatatatatatatatatatatatatatatatacatatatatatacatatatatatatatatatatatatatatatatatacatatatacatatatatatatatatatatatatatatatatatatatacacagtatatatacatatatatatatatatatatatatatatatacatatatatatatacacagtatatacatatatatatatatatatatatatatatatatatatatatatatatatatatatatatatatacagtataaacatatatagatacagtatatacatatatatatatatatacagtataaacatatatagatacagtatatacatatatatatatatatatatatatatatatatacatatatatatacagtatatacacatatatatatatatatatatatatatacacatatatatatatacagtatatacatatatatatatatatatacatatatatatatatacacatatatatatacagtatatatatatatatatatatatatatatatacatatatatatatatacatatatatatatacacatatatatatatacagtatatacatatatatatatatatatacatatatatatatatatatatatatatatatacatatatatatagatatatacagtatatatatatatatatatatatatatatatatatatatatatattatatatatatatatatatatatatatatatatatatacatatatatatatatacagtatatatatatatatatatatacacatatacatatatatatatatatatatacatatatatatacagtatatatatatatatatatatacacatatacatatatatatacatatatatatatacattatatatatatatatatatatatatatatatatatatatatatatatatacacatatatatatatatatatatacatatatatatatacatatacatatatatatatatacagtatatgtatatatatatatatatatatatatatatatatatatatatatgtatatatgtatatatatatatatatatatatacagtatatatatatatatatatatatatatatatatatatatatatatatatatatatatatatatatatatgcacagctCTCCAGCCCCTCAACCTGCCTGCCTGTCTGATGACCCGCTGCAGccctgctcctctgccctacaACCAACCTGCCTTGCCGACCCGCAGCCTTCTCTGCCCTCCAGTCTGCCTGTCGGCCGACTTGCAGCAGTCCTGCTATTGCACCACAACCCTCCTGCCTGTCTCTTCCACTCTACAACCACCTGCCGTCTGCTTGCTGACCTGCCTGCTTGCTGACCTACAGCGACCCTGCCATTTCCTGCTGACCC
This DNA window, taken from Hyperolius riggenbachi isolate aHypRig1 chromosome 3, aHypRig1.pri, whole genome shotgun sequence, encodes the following:
- the LOC137561542 gene encoding uncharacterized protein; the protein is MNRAVITGLVICCTFFGCKVSGVTQEKNDPKACTSNTLAKLYIPSSSVVLQTWTIMSGRCTCFSYSDGKIVYNPSKPCDNLLLCRMLHNMALMHQLHFNMLNSLHSNLQAESQVQDVKTSGLALKGQRAKSGITYSPKATSNINLACLSKLLQKEVPSLIMKLQELLCLFQQGKDEHNEALYKEFLKQLNIVLKDAGCSLDEVLGTKDTLEQITDNAGKIADRLVFEILRIADDLKITGKLLNIACKLLGKTLTGLSGLLGKIDLNLDLGLKTIVGGLLG